ATTATTAAGTATAATGAAGCCGGACTTGAGCCAATTGCAGGTTGGGTATATATAAACTATTAAATAAATAAATTTATGTTCTAGGAGTATTAAACCTACTTCTAGAGCATCTTTTAAACAGTTACGGGAATAAATTTCTTTAAAAATTAAAGTAAAATTATGCGAAAATTATCATCATTTTTACTCATAGTATTAAGTTTAGTAAGCATTACTGGGTTTAGTCAACAAGATCCTCAGTATACACAATACATGTATAACATGAATATTGTGAATCCGGCTTATGCAGGTTCTAGAGGAACCTTGAGTATAGGCTTATTAGGTAGATTACAATGGGTTGGTATTGAAGGAGCTCCTAAAACAGCTACTATGGCTATTCATGCCCCATTGGGTAAAAACTTAGGAGGTGGTTTTTCAGCCATTTTAGACGAGCATGGTCCTGTAAAGGAGACGAATGTTTTTGCAGATGTAAGTTATACAATAAACACATCTGAAGAAGGAAGATTGGCCTTCGGATTAAAAGGAGGAATTACCTTTTTTGATGTAGGTTTATTGTCGTTGGTATTGCCACAAACAGCACCGGGAGTAGATCCTTTATTTTCAGATAATATAAATGAGACCTTGCCAAATTTTGGAGCTGGTGTTTATTATTATACAGATAAGTTTTATATTGGTTTATCAGCACCAAATTTATTAGAAACTAAACATTTAGAGAAAGATAATGGAACAATAAGTAAAGCTTCGGAAAAGATGCATTATTTTGGTACAGTAGGTTATGTATTTAACTTGTCTGAAACATTAAAGTTTAAACCTTCCGTAATGGCAAAAGCAGTAACAGGCTCACCATTATCTTTAGATGCCAATGCCAACTTTTTATTCAATGATAGATTGGAGTTGGGTCTAGGTTATAGGTTTGGTGATTCAGTAACGGGTCTAATTAACTTTGGAATTACAAGAGATTTAAGATTGGGTTATGCCTATGATTATACAACCACTAATTTAGGAAATTACAACAGTGGTACTCATGAAGTATTTGTACTATGGGATATAGATTTTTCAAAGAAAAATTTGAAATCACCTAGATTTTTCTAATAAAGTAAGAGATTAAAAAATAGAATTCGAATTGTTCTTAGTCATAAATGAACAATTTGGGTAAAGGGAAAAGTAAATTAAAATAACTCTATAACAACCATAATTTATTTACAGTATTTTACATTATTTTTAGGGTTAATAGATTTTTAGGATAATTTAATATTAAATTATTTTACCTAAACAATACTATAACTATATATGATGACGTTATTAGAGGTAATAATTAGAATTTTTAACATTTTCTAATTTGCATAATTGTAGGCAATTGTGCTTAAAAGCTATGAAAAAGGCAAAATGTTAATAGAAAATAAATAACCTAATAATGAAAAAATATCTTGTAATAGTTTTATTGCTAAGTGTAGTATGTCTTTATGCCCAAGATGGCGGTGGTAAATTTTCCATAAATAATTTAGAAGTTAACACAGAACAATCTGAATTCGGTACCGCTTTTCACGGAACTGATAAACTGGTTTTTGCAGCACCCAGACGTGGTTTTAGAGTCATCCGAGATGTATGGGAACCAAATGGACAACGCTTTTTAGATTTATATGAAGGTGATATTAGTGAAGATGGTTCAATAGCAAATAAAAGAAAGCTTAAAGGAGAAGTTAATTCTCGATACCACGAAGCTAGTGTAACTTTTACTAAAGATGGTAAAACTGTTTATTTTACAAGAGATAATTACTACAATAAAAAATTAGGAATAGACAATCAAGGGTATACAAACTTGGCTATGTTTAAAGCCACTG
The nucleotide sequence above comes from Aureibaculum algae. Encoded proteins:
- a CDS encoding PorP/SprF family type IX secretion system membrane protein, which produces MRKLSSFLLIVLSLVSITGFSQQDPQYTQYMYNMNIVNPAYAGSRGTLSIGLLGRLQWVGIEGAPKTATMAIHAPLGKNLGGGFSAILDEHGPVKETNVFADVSYTINTSEEGRLAFGLKGGITFFDVGLLSLVLPQTAPGVDPLFSDNINETLPNFGAGVYYYTDKFYIGLSAPNLLETKHLEKDNGTISKASEKMHYFGTVGYVFNLSETLKFKPSVMAKAVTGSPLSLDANANFLFNDRLELGLGYRFGDSVTGLINFGITRDLRLGYAYDYTTTNLGNYNSGTHEVFVLWDIDFSKKNLKSPRFF